A region from the Pontixanthobacter aestiaquae genome encodes:
- the tsaE gene encoding tRNA (adenosine(37)-N6)-threonylcarbamoyltransferase complex ATPase subunit type 1 TsaE yields the protein MMIALPDLAAMDAFGGKIAGLLRAGDVVALTGSLGTGKTTLARAIIGALGHEGEVPSPTFTIIETYDSPAVSLPLVHADFYRLDDPSEVEEIGLDDYREGAALLAEWPDHAGGFAHEAGCLSITLETADEGRIAIVEAGTDWVDRWS from the coding sequence GTGATGATCGCACTGCCTGATTTAGCGGCGATGGACGCATTTGGCGGCAAGATTGCCGGATTGCTGAGGGCCGGTGATGTCGTTGCCCTGACCGGCTCGCTCGGGACTGGGAAGACAACGCTAGCTCGCGCAATCATTGGTGCACTCGGTCATGAAGGCGAGGTTCCTTCGCCGACATTCACGATAATCGAAACATACGACTCGCCCGCAGTTTCGCTACCGCTTGTGCATGCAGACTTCTACCGTTTGGATGATCCATCCGAGGTCGAAGAGATCGGTCTCGACGATTATCGGGAAGGCGCAGCATTGCTGGCGGAATGGCCCGATCATGCGGGCGGTTTTGCGCATGAGGCAGGCTGTTTGTCGATAACGCTGGAAACTGCGGATGAAGGCCGGATTGCAATTGTCGAAGCGGGTACCGATTGGGTAGATCGCTGGTCATGA
- a CDS encoding aminoglycoside phosphotransferase family protein translates to MSELPPGIDSFLRSAGWGAADIDPIQGDASFRRYFRIKDVSGDRARKAMLMFAPPPEEDPKPFLHVARWLSDNEQRAPEIYAEDAAQGWVLIEDFGNDRMRDWLDANPSGETKAYEAAIDALVELHQQPAGPFGPYDMAAYQRETALLTEWYCPAMGLDVDEAGYTTAWNEALAPMLDRQKPGVTVLRDYHAENIMLLGPSKDGSGAQGLIDFQDALVGHPAYDLVSLLQDARRDVSPELERTMLDHYLANMRPDAEFEADYARLGAQRNAKIVGIFTRLNKRDGKPHYLDLIPRVWEAMERDLAHPALAPVAAWFDANIPNELRDAKGGLP, encoded by the coding sequence ATGAGTGAGCTTCCCCCTGGTATCGATTCTTTCCTAAGATCCGCTGGTTGGGGCGCGGCGGACATTGATCCAATTCAGGGCGATGCATCTTTTCGCCGCTACTTTCGAATTAAAGACGTTTCCGGCGACCGGGCGCGCAAAGCCATGCTGATGTTTGCGCCGCCGCCCGAGGAAGATCCAAAACCTTTCCTGCACGTTGCGCGCTGGCTTTCGGACAACGAGCAGCGCGCTCCTGAGATTTATGCTGAGGATGCGGCGCAGGGCTGGGTTCTCATTGAGGATTTCGGCAATGACCGGATGCGCGATTGGCTCGATGCCAATCCATCAGGCGAAACGAAGGCCTATGAGGCGGCGATAGATGCGCTGGTCGAACTGCATCAGCAGCCCGCTGGTCCGTTCGGTCCGTATGATATGGCAGCCTATCAACGCGAGACTGCGCTGCTGACCGAATGGTATTGTCCTGCGATGGGTTTGGACGTCGACGAAGCTGGTTATACTACCGCATGGAACGAAGCGCTCGCGCCGATGTTGGACCGGCAGAAGCCTGGCGTAACCGTTCTGCGGGATTATCATGCAGAGAATATCATGCTGCTTGGACCTTCTAAGGATGGCTCGGGCGCGCAGGGCCTGATCGATTTTCAGGACGCGCTGGTTGGGCATCCGGCATATGATCTGGTTTCACTGTTGCAGGACGCCCGCAGAGATGTCTCGCCAGAGTTGGAACGGACCATGCTCGATCATTATCTCGCGAACATGCGGCCGGATGCCGAGTTTGAGGCTGATTATGCGCGGCTAGGTGCACAGCGAAATGCCAAGATCGTTGGCATCTTTACACGGCTGAACAAGCGCGATGGAAAGCCGCATTATCTCGATCTAATCCCCCGCGTGTGGGAAGCGATGGAGCGCGATCTGGCGCATCCGGCGCTGGCTCCTGTGGCTGCTTGGTTCGATGCAAATATTCCGAATGAATTGCGCGATGCAAAGGGAGGGCTGCCCTAA
- a CDS encoding nucleotidyltransferase family protein, translating to MSKTAQTKLASDTAMIMAAGMGKRMRPLTASQPKPLVRVAGKPLIDHALDRLEAGGVTRAVVNVHYLADALEAHVAERASPKVVISDERDTLLETGGGMVKAQSQLPDPFFCLNADNIWLDGPRDAFHDLSKRWNPDEMDALLLLVPHARAANFRGKGDFHMDATGRVSRRRSGRIAPFIYTGIQLVSHRLLREVPEGKFSTNILWNRAIEEGRLFGSSFTGHWFEVGTPEAIKPTEEALRRG from the coding sequence ATGAGTAAAACCGCCCAGACAAAGCTCGCGTCAGATACTGCGATGATTATGGCCGCAGGTATGGGAAAGCGGATGCGTCCGCTTACCGCGTCACAGCCGAAGCCATTGGTTCGCGTCGCCGGAAAGCCGTTGATAGATCACGCGCTTGATCGTTTGGAAGCCGGCGGCGTCACGCGCGCAGTCGTCAATGTGCATTATCTGGCTGATGCGCTCGAAGCACATGTCGCGGAGCGGGCAAGTCCCAAAGTCGTAATTTCTGACGAACGCGATACGCTGCTCGAAACTGGTGGCGGGATGGTGAAAGCGCAAAGCCAGCTTCCCGATCCGTTTTTCTGTCTCAATGCCGACAATATCTGGCTCGACGGTCCACGTGACGCGTTTCACGATTTATCAAAGCGCTGGAATCCCGATGAGATGGATGCACTTCTCCTGCTGGTACCCCACGCGCGCGCTGCAAACTTCCGCGGCAAAGGTGATTTCCATATGGACGCTACGGGACGCGTATCGCGTAGGCGGTCGGGGCGGATTGCACCCTTTATCTATACCGGCATCCAACTGGTTTCACACCGGCTGCTGCGCGAGGTCCCCGAGGGTAAATTCTCGACCAACATCCTGTGGAACCGTGCGATCGAGGAGGGCAGGTTATTCGGATCCAGCTTCACCGGACACTGGTTTGAAGTCGGGACTCCAGAGGCGATAAAACCTACCGAAGAAGCGCTCCGGCGTGGGTGA
- a CDS encoding PD-(D/E)XK nuclease family protein, with translation MGERVGPKIYSIAAHRGFADALVAGLVPRYSHGDLGLAKLTLLLPSTRAVRTVTEAFIRYYGAEGNQGMLMPRMTVVGDLDLDEALGALLEPLGANDVPVAVDPTHRWFRLGHLLTEEMGDDAPGSATKLRLAKDIALTMDRLLVEDIGPEKLLTEKIVNLDEDLSKHWQDSLRLFARVQARWLVELAEMGALDAASRRNRLFDYASKSWRETPPETPIVAVGVTSASPALARLLKTVSELPQGAVILPDFDLSMDEQVWEELGTAGDIETADATPFQRGDAVTHPQYHLKLLLNRMGIARGEVQSWHRKGMMAASPDRTHAISSLFLPPEASKSWVDLPADKRRLSGVRIMETANPEEEAQAIALLVREAIEEPEKRVAVVTPDRGLARRVVQHLRRWNIEADDSAGRPLSQTPAGRLFLLLAEVIAERAAPVPLMALLEHPLVRFDQDRGTWLAQARAFELELRGPRPAAGLAELAAKAEKAQVTDWWSEVEAILAPLLESSDDLDMAAALSALAKAGETLCGDALWSREDGRALASFVEELRRHATDVPTQIDSADLHTVLRDAMEAVAVRPSYGGHPRVAIYGLLESRMSRANLVICAGLNEGSWPASPSTDPLLAPAVLRALGVPGADFRIGLAAHDLAGALGAPEVVLSRAQRDISGPAIPSRFLLRVQALLGADLIDKHSEKEAVRFAQALDHAEPAPLYPKPEPMPSVEQRKQRISVTALDRLRSDPYQFYASAILRLSELDGLDAEPSAAWRGIAAHEILEEWHKSQRPMSEVAGEVLQQMNAHPLMRALWQPRLMKALEWVEESIAAMDGRKPALFEEWGDMDVRGVTIFGKADRIDILDGGELAIVDYKTGGPPTGKQVEKGFALQLGTIGLMAEAGAFKKLAGNATKFEYWSLARSDKSDTGFGFVATPVLEGSKRSGIPPEDFLPKAKEYLDDALNRWILGDEPFTARLNPDANVYSTFDQLMRLDEWMGREA, from the coding sequence GTGGGTGAAAGGGTAGGGCCTAAGATATATTCAATCGCCGCTCATCGCGGCTTTGCCGATGCGCTGGTAGCGGGGTTGGTGCCGCGCTACTCCCATGGCGATCTGGGCCTTGCAAAACTGACATTGCTTCTTCCGAGCACGCGTGCAGTACGCACAGTGACAGAGGCTTTCATCCGGTATTATGGCGCGGAGGGAAATCAGGGAATGCTGATGCCGCGCATGACGGTGGTCGGCGATCTTGATCTTGATGAAGCGCTCGGAGCGCTGCTTGAGCCACTTGGAGCGAACGACGTTCCGGTCGCTGTCGACCCGACCCATCGGTGGTTCAGACTGGGGCACTTGCTGACCGAGGAAATGGGCGATGATGCTCCCGGTTCAGCAACCAAGCTCAGGCTTGCCAAAGACATTGCGTTGACGATGGACCGGTTGCTGGTCGAGGATATCGGACCGGAAAAGCTTCTGACCGAAAAGATCGTCAATCTTGATGAGGATTTGTCGAAGCATTGGCAGGATAGTCTGCGGCTGTTTGCCAGAGTGCAAGCGCGGTGGTTGGTCGAGCTTGCGGAGATGGGCGCGCTGGATGCTGCTTCCCGGCGCAATCGACTGTTTGATTATGCGTCAAAGAGTTGGCGCGAGACACCGCCAGAAACACCCATTGTGGCCGTTGGCGTAACCAGTGCGTCGCCTGCATTGGCTCGGTTGCTCAAAACTGTTTCAGAGCTTCCGCAAGGCGCCGTGATCCTGCCTGACTTCGACCTGTCGATGGATGAGCAAGTGTGGGAAGAGCTGGGTACGGCAGGCGATATTGAAACCGCCGACGCCACACCCTTCCAGCGCGGCGACGCCGTTACGCATCCGCAATATCATTTAAAGCTGCTACTGAATCGGATGGGCATCGCACGCGGCGAGGTTCAGTCTTGGCACCGCAAGGGGATGATGGCGGCATCGCCCGATCGAACGCATGCAATCTCCAGCCTGTTCCTGCCGCCCGAGGCAAGCAAGAGTTGGGTCGATCTGCCCGCCGACAAGCGCCGTCTGTCGGGCGTGCGGATTATGGAAACCGCCAATCCGGAAGAGGAAGCGCAGGCGATTGCGCTGCTGGTTCGGGAAGCAATCGAAGAGCCGGAGAAACGCGTCGCAGTGGTCACGCCCGATCGCGGATTGGCGCGCCGTGTGGTCCAGCATCTGCGCCGCTGGAATATCGAGGCTGACGATTCCGCTGGTCGCCCCCTGTCGCAGACACCCGCTGGTCGTTTGTTCCTGTTGCTCGCCGAGGTGATTGCCGAACGCGCTGCGCCAGTGCCGCTTATGGCTTTGCTCGAACATCCACTGGTGCGCTTCGATCAGGATCGTGGGACATGGCTCGCGCAGGCCCGTGCTTTTGAGCTGGAATTGAGAGGCCCGCGCCCGGCTGCCGGCTTGGCCGAGCTGGCGGCAAAAGCTGAAAAAGCGCAGGTGACCGATTGGTGGAGCGAGGTCGAGGCGATTCTCGCGCCGCTTTTGGAAAGCAGCGATGATCTGGATATGGCAGCTGCTCTGAGCGCGCTTGCCAAGGCAGGCGAAACACTCTGCGGCGATGCTTTGTGGTCGCGCGAAGATGGTCGCGCTCTGGCGAGCTTCGTCGAGGAGTTGCGGCGGCACGCGACTGATGTTCCGACACAGATAGATAGCGCCGATCTGCATACGGTTCTGCGCGACGCGATGGAGGCGGTAGCGGTGCGGCCTTCCTATGGCGGGCACCCGCGTGTTGCTATCTATGGTCTGCTCGAATCCCGGATGAGCCGCGCTAACTTAGTGATCTGCGCGGGTCTGAATGAAGGCAGTTGGCCTGCTTCTCCATCCACCGATCCGCTGCTCGCGCCGGCGGTGCTGCGCGCGCTGGGAGTACCGGGCGCAGACTTCCGCATTGGTCTGGCTGCGCACGATCTTGCCGGAGCGCTCGGCGCTCCCGAAGTGGTGCTGAGCCGCGCGCAGCGCGATATTTCCGGTCCGGCCATCCCCTCGCGATTCCTATTGCGGGTGCAGGCACTGCTCGGTGCGGATCTGATTGACAAGCATAGTGAAAAGGAAGCTGTCCGGTTCGCACAAGCGCTCGATCATGCGGAACCTGCGCCGCTTTACCCAAAGCCGGAACCGATGCCATCGGTAGAGCAGAGAAAGCAGCGGATCAGCGTTACGGCGCTGGATAGGCTGAGATCTGATCCGTACCAGTTTTATGCGAGCGCGATCTTGCGGCTGAGTGAGCTTGACGGATTGGATGCCGAACCGTCAGCGGCTTGGCGCGGGATTGCGGCGCATGAAATTCTCGAAGAGTGGCACAAGTCGCAGCGCCCGATGAGCGAAGTTGCGGGCGAAGTGCTTCAGCAAATGAACGCGCATCCGCTTATGCGCGCATTGTGGCAGCCGCGTTTGATGAAGGCGCTCGAATGGGTTGAGGAATCGATCGCCGCGATGGATGGCCGCAAGCCTGCGCTGTTCGAAGAATGGGGCGATATGGATGTTCGCGGCGTTACCATCTTCGGTAAGGCAGACAGGATCGATATACTGGATGGCGGGGAATTGGCCATTGTCGATTACAAGACCGGCGGACCGCCCACCGGGAAGCAAGTCGAAAAAGGCTTTGCTCTTCAACTCGGCACAATCGGCCTGATGGCGGAAGCGGGTGCCTTCAAGAAGCTGGCCGGAAACGCCACCAAATTCGAATATTGGTCGCTCGCAAGAAGCGACAAAAGCGATACCGGCTTTGGTTTCGTTGCGACTCCGGTTCTCGAAGGCAGCAAGCGAAGCGGTATTCCGCCTGAAGATTTCCTGCCTAAGGCCAAGGAATATCTCGATGATGCTTTGAATCGCTGGATTCTCGGCGATGAGCCATTCACGGCGCGGCTGAATCCGGATGCCAATGTCTATTCGACCTTCGATCAGCTGATGCGGCTCGATGAGTGGATGGGGCGCGAGGCATGA